TAAAATACCATTTAAAAGTTCTTTAGTAAATTCAGTATCAGGATTCAGGTGATATCCAGACGCTTCAACGTCTTTTTTCACTTTCTGGTAGAATTTATCCAGTTCCCTGTTTCCAATACTCATAGGAGCTTCTCCTTCAATTCATCCTTTTTAAATCCTACAATAACGTCTTTATTGTTAATCACTACAGTTGGGAATGAAATTTGAGAGTTCCACTTTTTAATTTCATTTATAACTTCTGATTTCTCATCACCAGTTAAAAGATCAACATAAATATACTTAAAATCAATTTGCAGTTCTTCAAGAAACATTCTGGTTTTTTTACACCATACACATGTGCTTAAAGCAAAAAGAACAACGTCTCCTTTCTTTTTTCCTTCAACATGTTCCATTTTCACCATGATCACTCCTTATTCTGGTATTAATAATTTGTAACAGGATATACTAATAACTGATTATGAAAAAATCAGAAACCTCTCCAAATAGAATTTCATCTAAAAATAACTAAAATAGACTTTATTCTATTATTTTCTCGATTATGGATCCACATCCTGGACATTCATACACTTCTAACCAGCCTGTTGGATAGCTATATTCCTCTATTTTTATTAAGCCATTATATCCGCAGTTTGGGCACAAGTCAGATGAGTATCCATCTGTTTTCTGCATGTTTAATCTGGACCTCATAAAAACCACTGTAATATTTTTTTGTATATTTTAGTATTTATTTTTTCAGTTATGGGTCTGATTTTTCATGTGAAGAATTTATTTAATAAGTCATTTTTAAAAGAGTATTTTTCATAA
This portion of the Methanobacterium sp. genome encodes:
- a CDS encoding glutaredoxin family protein encodes the protein MVKMEHVEGKKKGDVVLFALSTCVWCKKTRMFLEELQIDFKYIYVDLLTGDEKSEVINEIKKWNSQISFPTVVINNKDVIVGFKKDELKEKLL